In the Brevundimonas mediterranea genome, GAGCAGATCGGCGCCGACCAGACGCGCGGTCTGGAGAAACAGTTCATGCTGCAGATGATCGACATGCAGTGGCGCGAGCACCTGGTCCATCTGGATCATCTGCGCGGCGTGATCGGCCTGCGCGGCTACGGCCAGCGCGATCCGCTGAACGAATACAAGACCGAGGCCTTCGCCTTGTTCGAGAACCTGCTGTACGACCTGCGCCACAACGTCACCCGCTGGCTGATGACGGTCGAGTTCCGCTTCCAGGCGCCGCCGGAAATGCCCGAGTTCCAGGAAATCCACCTGAACCCCGGCACCGGCGAGAACAAGATGGTCAATCCGGCCGCGCAAAATCCGGAAGGCCAGTTGATCGGCGACGACCGCGCCAAGCTTCCGGTCGAGGCCCTGCCGCCCGGCTGGGAAATGACTGGCCGTAACTCCCCCTGCCCCTGCGGCTCGGGCCGCAAGTTCAAACACTGCCACGGGGCGCTGGTCTAAGCGCACCGTCCCGATGTGACGCCAGAGCGGCCCCGGATTTCGATCCGGGGCCGTTTTGTTTAGGTCAGCAAAGCCTTCAGCACCCCGTCCAGCACCGGCCGACCGCGCGGCGTCGCCACCAGTCGGCCGCCGCTGAGCCTCAGAAATCCGTCGGTGATCAGGTCGGCTGTCGGCGCCGCGTCCGCGTCCAACCCCAGGTCCGCCAGCAGCCCGACCGGCGCGCCCTCGACTGTGCGCAGGCCCAGCAGCAGCTTTTCTTCGGCCGCCCCGGCGGCGTCCAGCCGTTCCGTCTCCATCCAGGGTGATCCCGCCCCGACCCCGGCCACATAGTCGGCGATCCGGCGATGGGCGACAGTGGCGGTGCGGGTCCCGTCCAGCGTCAGCCGCCCGTGGGCGCCGGGGCCCAGGCCCAGATAGTCGCCGCCGCGCCAGACGTGCAGATTGTGCGCCGAGCGCGCCGACACGCCCCGCGCATGATTGGACACCTCATAGGCGTCGAACCCGGCGGCCTCCAGCACGGTCTGGGTGGTCTCGTACAGGGCTGCGGCCTGGTCTTCATCGGGCGGGATCAGGGTTCCGCGCGCCAGGGCCCGTCCGAACGCCGTCGTCGGCTCCAGGGTCAGCTGGTAGGGCGAGACGTGCTCAAACCCCATGTCCAGGGCCGCGCCCAGCTCCGTCGCCCAATCGGCCGGGGTCTGGCCCGGCCGGGCGTAGATCAGGTCGATGGACAGGCGCGAAAAGGCCCGCCCGGCCAGATCGACCGCGCGCCGCGCCTCGGCCGCCGAATGATCCCGCCCCAGGAACCGCAGCGCGGCGTCGTCCAGCGCCTGCACCCCCATCGACAGCCGGTTGACCCCCGCCCCCGCCAGGGCGGCGAACCGGGCCGCCTCGGCGTCGGTCGGATTGGCCTCCAGCGAAATCTCGATCGCACCCGCCGGGGGGAACAGATCGTACGCCTGGGCGATGATCCGGGCTGCGGCCTCGGGCGCCATCAGCGACGGCGTGCCCCCGCCGAAGAAGATCGAGGCCAGCCGGCGCGACCCCGTCAGGGCCCGCTGCGCCCGCATGTCGGCCAGGATCGCCTCGACCAGCGCCGCCTGTTCCTCGACCCGCCCCCGGTCGCGCACGACGTTGAAGTCGCAATAGGGGCAGATGCGCGAACAATAGGGCCAGTGGACATACAGGCCGACGTCCGAACCGGGGTTCGCCCAGGTCTCTGAGGAATCAGTCAATCAACGCGGCCCGCAGCTTGGCGAAGGCGCGGGTGCGGTGGCTGATCGCCTCCTTGGCCGCCGGCTCCATCTCGCCGAAGGTCAGGTCGCCGCCTTCAGGAATGAAGATGGGGTCATAGCCGAAGCCCCGGTCGCCGCGCGGCGGGAAGGTCAGACGGCCGTGCACCTCGCCCTCGACCACGACGCACGGCCCGTCCGGCCAGGCCACGGCCAGGGCCGAGGTGAACCAGGCGGCGCGGTCCGTCGCCCCGATCTCCTCCAGCCGGTCTTCGACCTTCTTCATGGCCACAGCGAAATCCTTGCCCGGTCCGGCCCAGCGGGCGGAGAATATGCCCGGCGCCCCGTCCAGGGCCGCCACCGACATTCCCGAGTCGTCGGCCAGGGCGACCTCGCCTGACAAGGCGGCCGCATGACGAGCCTTCAGCATGGCGTTGCCGGCGAAGGTGGTCTCGGTCTCGTCCGGCTCGGACAGATTCAACTGGCCGGCGGTGAGGATCTCGTAATCTTCACCCAGCAGGGCGGCGATCTCCGGAACCTTCCCGGGGTTGTGGGTGGCGGCGACGATCCGCATCCCTTTGAAAAGCTTGAGAGTCATCGATTGTCACGGCCCTGAAACAGTCTATTGCCAAAGTTTAATATCGTTAAACGATATGTAACGTGCTTTTTAGCAGCGCACGGCCTATCTATTGATTGTCAGGAACGGGGCCGCACCGTTCAGGACTTCCGGTAAATCCGGAACGATCATGCGGATAATAAATCAAACGGGTGATTATCACCCAAACAGGAACAACGGAGAACCCTGATGCATACGATGAACATGTCGCTCTGGCTGGACAAGGTCTGCGCCGCTTTCGTCAACACGGTCCTGATCGCCGCCCTGCCGACCGCCCTGGTCGCCATTCTGGTTCAAGCCCTCTGATCGCGCCCAAGTCCAGCCCTGTATCGATCACGAGAGCTTTGACGACCTTGACGAAGACCGCGATGTATAGAGCTGCGCGCGGGTTCGCCGGACCCCGCGCAGCCGTCGCGCCCTTCCCTCCGGCCTGAGACCGACCATGCGCCTGCTCCCGCCGCGACATCCGCTGAAGCGAGGCGAGGCGCTGAGTCCAAAATGGCTGACCCCGAAATGGCCCGCTCCTCGCTGGCTGCGCGCCATGACCGCGCCGCTGAAGGCCCCGTTCCGCGCCCTGGGCCCGGGTTCGGTCTCCAGCGTGCTGAAGGTGGCGCTGGACGTCGCCTATATCCTGCTCTGGCTCATCACCGGCCTGCTGTTGTTGCTGCTGGTCGCCGCCGTCTTCATTCCCCTGGACAATGTGAACATCACCGTCAGCGGCGAGTCCGGCGGGCGACAGCTGCCGCTGACCCGTATGCTTCTGCTGTTCGGCCTGGGGGCGGCCACCGCCTATTTCGGCGGCTTCATGCTGATCCTGCGCAGCCTGCGTCGGATCTTCCGCACCTTGACCATGGGCGATCCCTTCCATCCCGACAATGTCCGCCGTCTGCGCCAGATCGGTCTGACCCTGGCGGTCGTGACCGGCGGCGTCTGGCTGGCCCAGGGCTTCGTGGCCGCGCGCCTGGCGCCGGGCGTCATGGACCCCCAGGGGCTGGGTGAACTGCTGACCCCGATCTTCTCCGTCCTGATCGTCTTCGTCCTGGCGGAGGTTTTCCGCGAGGGGGCGCGCCTGCGCCGCGAATCCGAACTGACGATCTGAGCCGTTTCCAGTAGGACTTCCCCATGGCCATCCGCGTCCAGCTTGATCGCGTCCTCGTCGAACGCCGCATGTCGCTGACCGAACTCGCCGACCGGGTCGGGGTGACGGTGGCGAATCTGTCGATCCTGAAGACGGGCAAGGCGCGCGCCGTGCGGTTCTCGACCCTCGACGCCCTGTGTCGCGAATTGGACTGTCAGCCCGGCGATCTGCTGGTTCACGAACCCGGGCCGGGCGACGCCTTCGACGACGACGCCGAGGCATGAAGCGCAAGGGCCCCGGCCGTGACGAGAACGGGCTGACGCCCGAGGACCGTCGCATCTGGAGCCGCATCACCGGCACGGTCGCCGCCCCGCGCAGCCGCAAGGCCGCCCGCGTCACCCCCGGCGCCGAGGCTCCGGCCCATGTCGTGGTCGCCCCGCCGGAGCATCCGCGCCGCCTGCCCAAGGTCTCGCCGCAACGCAACCTCCCGACCGCCCCGCCGGTCGACTCTCGCCCCCCGGCGTCCCGCGCCGCCGCCTCGCGTGTCCGCTCCGCGCCCGAGGATCTGGAGCCGCGCCGCAAACACCGGCTGTCGCGCGAGCGGGACCCCATCGAGGCCCGCATCGACCTGCACGGCTTCGGCCGGTTCGAGGCCGAGGATCAGCTGCAGGCCTTTCTGACGTCGTGCCAGGCGCGGGGCATGCGGGCGGTCCTGGTCATCACCGGCCAGGGACGGCTGGGCGGCGGGGTGATCCGCGCCTCGTTCGGGGAATGGATGCAGTCGCCGGGCCTGCGCGGCGTCGTGTCCGGCTTCACCGTCGCCCACCAGAGGCACGGCGGCAACGGCGCCTTCTACGTCACCCTGAAGCGTAAGGCCTGAGCGCGGAACGCCGGGCATGAAAAAGGCCGGGACCGCGCGGCGGCCCCGACCTTTTCAGGCGCTTTGATTGGATTATTTGGCGGACAGCGCGCCAGCCAGGATCACGTCGATCTGCTTGCCCATATGGTCGGACAGGGCTTGAGCGTCCCATTCGTCATAGGCGGCGCGGCGGTAGTTCGACAGATAGGCGTCCCAGATCAGCTCGACCAGCAGGCGGATGTCGGCGTCCTTGTTCACCTCGCCCTTGGCGACGGCTTCCTGGAGGATGCCGCCGATCGCCAGCAGCAGGTTCTTGGTCGCGGCGCGGGCGCGCATCTCGGCGGCCAGGGGCTGGAACCACGACCGGGCGACGATAGCCTGGAACAAGGGCAACTGGTCCAGCGAGGAGTGATAGCCGGCGCTGAGGGCGCCCAGCAGTCGCTGGCGAACGGGTTCGCCCTGGGGCGCGCCCGCCTCGACCACCTCGGCCAGGCGGGTCATGTCCTCGGTCAGGACGGCTTCGAACAGTTCGGCCTTGTCCTGGAAGTTGGCGAAGACCGCCCCGGTGGACATGCCGGCGCCCTTGGCGATGTCGCGGATCGTGGCTGGCTCATAGCCGCGCTCGGCGAACAGGGAGCGGGCGGCGTCCAGAACCTTCTGGCGCGTCCGGACCTTGGCGGCCTGACGGCGGTTCAGGCGGGGAGCGGCTTCGGTCGAGAGAACGGTATCGGTCATGAAATCAGGCTTTTACTCTACGCATTTCGGAAGCCCTGACGGCCCGAAGTTGACTGGGTCAGTCGCTTAGACCGCGAGGCGAGACGTTATGTTGCTTCGCCCGCCAACCGCGCGATGCTGAAGCAGGGCTTGCATCACGGAACCATGACGAAAATGGGTCGCAAAAGCTAATGTCGCGGTTAACAGCCCGATTTCTAAGCTTAACTGTTATGGTTACCTGTCCCAATCTGAGGCATTCTCAACGCGCGGGTGGTTCTACTGCGTCCTCCGGCGGGTATGGCGGCCTGGAAGGTCCGGCGGAACTGATCCCGCTTCTCGTGGATCGAGGCCAGAACCAAGCCCATGGGCACGCCCAGATCGACCAGGGTGTTCTCCGCCAGCTGCAGGCTGGCCTCGGTCGTTTCGGGCACCGCGTCGGTGACGCCCAAGGCATAGAGGCGCGCCGCATGTTGGTCGTCGCGGGCGCGGGCGATGATGATCAGGTCGTCGCGCAAGGCGCGAGCCGTGGTCACCACCTCGTCCACCTTGGTCGGGGCGTCCATGGTGACGATCAGGGCGCGGGTGGACAGGACGCCGCAATGCGCCAGCATCTCGGCGCGACCCGCGTCGCCGTAGAAGACGTCGAATCCGTCGCGACGTCCCGCCGCCACGGCGGCGGCGTCGGTGTCCAGGGCGATGAAGGCCTGGTCGTGTTCCTTCAGCAGCTCCCCGATCAGTCGTCCAACCCGGCCGAAGCCGACGATGATGACGGCGCCGTCGGCCTGTTCCGGCGGGGCTGCGCCCTCGGGCGTGGTCGGCAGGGCCGGCGCCTTTTCGCGCGACAGCCTCTGGCCCAGCAGGGCCAGGAGGGGAATGGAGAAGATGCTCAGGGTCGCCGACAGGGCCACGGTGCTGGTCAGGGCCGGCGGGGCGATCCCCTCGACCATGCCGGTGGCGAAGACCACGAAGGCGAACTCGCCCGCCGGCGCCAGGACCAGGGCGGTCTCCAGCGCCGGGCGCGCGCCCAGGCCCCACAGGCGCGCCAGGCCGAAGATGACGCCGGTCTTGACCACGGTGATGGCCAGGGCCAGGCCGAACAGCAGGACCGGATTGGCCGCGACCGCGCCCAGGTCCAGGCCCAGGCCGACCCCGACGAAGAAGACCCCCAGCAAAAGACCCTTGAACGGTTCGATGGAGACCTCGACCTCGCGCCTGAACTCGGTCTCGGCCAGAAGCACCCCGGCGACCAGGGCGCCGATGCTCATCGACAGGCCGCTGGCCTGGGCCGCCAGTCCGGCGACCACCACGACCAGCAGGCTGGCGGCGACGAACAGCTCGCCGCCCTGCGCCGACTTGCGCGCCTGGGCCACCGAGCGGAACATCGGCCGCAGCACCACACGACCCATAAGAACCAGCAGGCCCAGGCCGATGGCGGCCGGCACCAGGGTGAACAGCGACCGTCCCAGAACCGCCGGATCCAGCGACCCGCCCGCCTGGGCGACCGCAGCCATCACGCTGACGGTGATCAGGATGGGCGCGACCGACAGATCCTGGGCCAGCAGAATGGCGAAGGTCGACCGACCGACCGTACCCTTCAGCCGCCCGCTTTCGGCCAGGACCGGCATGACGACCGCCGTCGAGGACAGGGCCAGGCCCATGCCCAGCACCGCGGCGCTGACCAGGCTCTGGCCCAGCAGCACGAACAGGCCCGCCAGCACGAGGGTGCAGACGACGACCTGCATCAGCCCCAGGCCGAAGACGAGCCGCCGCATGGCGCGCAGCCGCTCCCACGACAGCTCCAGCCCGATCATGAACAGCAGGAAGGCGACGCCCAGTTCCGACAACTGCGCCAGCTGAACCGGATCGCTGATGGTGAAATAGGAGAGCCAGGGAAGCGTGTCCGAAAACCGCGCCAGCCCGCTGGGGCCCAACACCACCCCGGCGGCCAGAAAGCCCAGAACCGGACTGATCTTCAGTCGGTTGACCAGGGGTACGATCACCCCCGCCGCCGCCAGGAAGACCACCAGATCCTTGTAGTCTGCGCCGTGCCCCTGCATTCGCCCTCCGTATCCCCGGCATGTGACCCGGAACCGCCGTCCCTGGCGAGACGTCGCGACCGTTTCATGAACTTTTTTTAAGGCGACAGCCCCAACCTCGGGTCTAGGGTCCGCTCCAACCTGCCCGCTTCAGGGGTGGAACCTAGGATACAGTGATGAAAAGACTGCTTATCGGCGCCGCTGTCGGCGCCCTTTTGGCGCCTGCCGCCGCCTTCGCCCAGGACATCGACCACGACCACGCCTGTATCGACGAGACCTGCTCGATCGTCTCGCTGTTCTCGGGCGAGGAGACCGCAGCCGGCTGGCAGGGCGTGGACGCCCCCCGCTACGGAACCTGGGGCTTCGATCTGAACGGCCGCGACACCTCGGTGAACCCGGGCGACGACTTCTTCCGCTACGCCAACGGCGCGGCCTTCGACAAGCTGGTCATCCCCTCGGACCGCACCAGCTACGGCTCCTTCGCCCTGCTGCGCGAACTGTCGGATAACCGGATGAAGGAACTGGTCACGGGTCTGGCCGCACGCACCGACCTGACGCCCGGCTCGGATGAGGCCAAGGTGGCCGACGCCTATCGGTCCTATATCGACCAGGCGCGCATCGATCAGCTGGACGCCCAGCCGCTGCAGCCCTATCTGGCCGCCATCCGCGCCGCCGACAGCCATGATAAGATGGCCGTCTACATGGGCCAGACGGTCGGCCGTTTCGGCGGCTCCTTCTTCGGCACCGGCATCACCATCGACGCGAAACAACCGACCCGCTACGTTGTCTCGACCGGTCAGTCGGGCATCGGCCTGCCCAACCGCGACTATTATCTGGACGCCCGCTACGCCGACAAGAAAGAGAAGTATCAGGCCTATGTCGCCGACATGCTGGGCATGATCGGCTGGGCGAACCCGGTCGAGACCGCCGCCCAGATCGTCGCTCTGGAGACCAAGATCGCCGGGGCGCACTGGACGCCGGTCGAGAACCGCAACCGCGACAAGACCTATAACGAGGTCACCATCGCAAAACTGACCCAGGATGCGCCCGGCTTCGATTGGCAGGCCTATTATGATGCGGCCGAACTGGGCGGCGTGCCCCGCCTGATCGTGCGTCAGGACACGGCCATGCCCAAGATCGCGGCCCTCTACGCCGAGACGCCGATCGAACTGCTCCAGGCGTGGGAAGCCTTCCACACCGCCGACGACATGGCCCCCCTGCTGTCGCAACGGTTCTCGGACGCCCAGTGGGGCTTCCGCTCGCGTGACCTGTCGGGCCAGCCGGAACAGCGCACCCGCGAGAAGCGCGCCATCTCCTTCGCCGAGGGTTCGCTGGGCGAGGCGACGGGCCGGCTCTATGTCGCCCAGTATTTCCCGGCCGAGTCCAAGGCCAAGATGGAAGACCTGGTCGCCAATCTGCGCACCGCCCTGTCGCACCGCATCGACAACCTCAGCTGGATGGGCGACGAGACCAAGGCGGCGGCCCAGGAGAAGCTGCGGAAATTCACCGTCAAGATCGGCTATCCGGACAAGTGGCGCGACTATTCCGGCCTTGATATCCGTGCAGACGACCTGGTCGGCAACGCCGAGCGGCGCGGTCTGTTCGAGTGGAACTACGACCTCGCCCGTCTGAACGACCCGGTCGACAAGACCGAATGGGGCATGACGCCGCAGACGGTGAACGCCTACTACAACTCGGCCAATAACGAGATCGTCTTCCCGGCCGCCATCCTGCAACCGCCCTTCTTCGATCCGAACGGCGACCCGGCGGTCAACTACGGCGGCATCGGCGGCGTGATCGGCCACGAGATCGGCCACGGCTTCGACGACCAGGGCTCCAAGTCCGACGGCGACGGCGTGCTTCGCAACTGGTGGACGCCTGCGGACAAGGCCAATTTCGAGGCCCTGACCGCCCGTCTGGGCGCGCAATACGCTACCTACGAACCGATCGCCGGCTACACCATCAACCCCGGTCTGACGATGGGCGAGAACATCGGCGACGCCTCGGGCGTGGCCGTGGGTCTTGAGGCCTATCATCTGTCGCTGGCCGGAAAGCCCGCCCCGGTGCTGGATGGAACGACCGGCGACCAGCGCTTCTTCTACGGCTGGGCCCAGGTCTGGCAGTCGAAATATCGCGACGAGGCCCTGAAGCAGCAGGTCGCCACCGATCCGCACTCGGCCGCCCAGTTCCGGGTCATCGGCCCGCTGCGCAACGTCGACGCCTGGTACGACGCCTTCGACGTCGAGCCGGGGACCAAATACTATCTGACGCCGGAAGAGCGCGTCCGCATCTGGTAGGCGGCGCCCATTCGAGAACGGAAAAGGCCGGGGTTCGCCCCGGCCTTTTTCATGGGCGGACGCCTCGACAAATCGCCCCGGAAACCTCGAGACCACATCGAAATAGTCTACATATTGTCCATGGCGCGGGCGGCTCCAGGCGCGAAAAAGCCCGCTGCGGGGGATACATCGCAGCGGGCTTTCGCGCTCTTTGAAGAGCGGACGTTTCCTCCCCGAAACGCCTTCGAGTGCTGCGCGCTTGAGCAACGCTTGCCCTCGAGTGAGTTCATTTGGCCTATCGGACCCTGCGGCGTCAACGCACGTATCGGGCGGAGTCGAACTTTCTTCGACTTATCATTGATAAGTCATATTTCGTGCAAGATATTCTCGAAGCTTATTCGATAATGGCTTGGATCGCAGCGATCAGGCCCTCCCGAGGGATCTTCATCTGGCCCGGACGCTCGGCCTTCCAGGCGTCGTTGTCGGTGATCCCGGCGGCGGCGGCGCGGCCGGCGTCCAGGTCCTTGATGGTGACTTCGCCCGCCGCAATCTCATCGCCGCCCAGGATGACGACGGCCGGAGAACCGCGACGGTCGGCGTATTTCATCTGGGCCTTCATGCCCGCACGGCCCAGATAGAGCTCGGCGGCGATCCCGGCGGCGCGCAGTTCGGCGACCGCGGCCAGATAATGAGCCATGTCGTCATCGGAAAAGACGATGACGACGACGGGGCCGCGCACGGCGTCTTCCGCCCCGCGGCCAGCGGCGCGCAGGGCCGAGGCCAGGCGCGAGACGCCGAAGGAGAAGCCGGTGGCGGGCACGCTCTGGCCGGTGAAGCGGGCGACCAGATCGTCATACCGCCCGCCGCCGCCGATGGAGCCGAACCGGACCGGACGGCCCTTGTCGTCCGTGGTCTCCAGCAGCAGTTCGGCCTCGAACACGGCACCGGTGTAATATTCCAGCCCACGCACGATGGTGGGATCGAACTTCACCGCCTCCTGGCCGACCCGCATGGCGCCCAGCGCCCGGTCGATGGCGGCCAGTTCGTTCAGCGCCGCTTCGCCCGCCGCGCCCAGGTCGCCCGAACGGGCGACGGCGTCCAGGGTCTCGGCTCGTGACAGGCCCGGCGTATTGGCCGAGGCCAGGAAGGCCTCGATGGCGCCGGTCACCCTGGCCGGAAGGCTTGCGCCCTTGGTGTAGTCGCCGGAGTCGTCCAGCCGGCCTTCGCCCAGCAGTTGGACGACGCCGTCCCAGCCCAGCCGGTCGAACTTGTCGATGGCGCGCAGGGCCGTCAGCCGCTGGCCCGCCTCGGTCACGCCGCCGGCGTCGAACAGACCGTCGAACAGCTTGCGGTTCGAGACGCGGATCTGGGCCTGGCCCGCATCAAGGCCGGCGGCGCCCAGACCCTCGCAGGCCATGGCGATGATCTCGGCGTCGGCCTCGGGCCGGTCCGAACCCACGGTGTCGGCGTCGCACTGCCAGAACTCGCGGAACCGGCCCGGCCCTGGCTTCTCGTTGCGCCACACCGGCCCATAGGCGTAGCGGCGGAACGGCTTGGGCAGGGTCTCCCAGGTCTGGGCCGCGAACCGGGCCAGAGGGGCGGTGTGGTCGTAGCGCAGGGCCATCCACTCGCCCGGCTCGTCCGAACCCGCATCGTCCTGGAGCGCGAACACGCCTTCATTGGGCCGGTCGGCGTCGGGCAGGAATTTGCCCAGGGCGTCGGCGTATTCGAAGGCCGGGGTCTCCAGCGGCTCGAAGCCCCAGCGCTCATAGACCTCCGACACGCGCGCCACGATGCGGCGTTCGGCGGTCAGGTCGCGGCCGCGCTTGTCGGCGAAGCCGCGCGGATTGCGGGCGAGGGGTCGAAGGGGGGCGTCATCGGTCATGGCGCGCGCTTAAGCCAAGGGGGAGATGATCGCAACGTATCGCCGGCGGCCATGCAGGGCGCATACGCCTGTGAATTGCAGGCAGCCTGTTGTTCCTGCAAAGAAAAACCGGACCGCGAAGGAACAAAGGCGAAACGCTGTCCGTTGTTTCGCGCCATGACCCCACACGCCGTCCTCGTCTCCAAGACCTGCATCACCTCCGATCACCGGACCATCCGGTGGTGGGAATGCGAATTGGTCGATGAGGACGGCGCCCGACGCATCCGCGAACAGGCCTTCTTCTCCATCGGCGAAGCTCGATCCTGGGCGTCGTCCCAGGGCTATCCGGTCGAGGAGGCGTCTTTGCCCGGGGGGCGGACGTCAAGGCCTTGGGTCCCGTCGCCGACGTGATCTGAGCCCGTCGCGGGCCGATCAGGGCTCCAGCGTCTCCACCGTCAGATTGCCGTTCGTATAGACGCAGATCTCGGCGGCGATCTTCATGGCCTTGCGGGCGACGGCCTCTGCGTCGAGGTCGGTCTCCTCGATCAGGGCGCGGGCGGCCGACAGGGCGTAGTTGCCGCCCGAGCCGACGGCGGCGACCCCGTGTTCAGGCTCCAGCACGTCGCCGACGCCGGTGACGGTGAAGATCGACGACTTGTCGGCGACCAGAAGCATGGCCTCCAGCCGGCGCAGATAGCGGTCGGTGCGCCAGTCCTTGGCCAGGTCGACGCAGGCCCGCGCCAACTGGTCCGGATACTGCTCCAGCTTGGCCTCCAGCCGTTCGATCAGGGTGAAGGCGTCGGCTGTGGCGCCCGCGAAGCCGGCCAGCACCTTGCCGCCCGCCAGGGTCCGCACCTTGCGCGCCGCGCCCTTGACGATGGTGGGCCCCATGGAGACCTGACCGTCGCCCGCGATGACGGTGCGGCCGTTCTTGCGCACCGCCAGAATGGTGGTGCCGTGCCAGTCGGGAAAATTCGATTGAGTCATGATCCGCAGATGGCGCGACGGGCCTCGTCGATCAAGAGCGCGCGACGCCGGATAACGTCGTCATATTTATACCCATGTTTCTCTTATAACGCGCCATCCTTGACCGGAAGATCCGACATGGGAGATCGAAAATTGCTCTATCGCGTGCTTCTCGTGAGTGAAACAGTCGCGGCGGTTGAACGCTCGCCCTTGATGCTGGCTGACATTCTCGGCGCGTCTGAACGCAACAACCGTCGCGACATGATCGGCAGCGCCATGATGTTTCATGAGGGTCAGGCCGCCATGATGCTGGAAGGCATGCGCGCGGACCTCGATCGGTTGATCGCGCGCCTTCTTTCGGACGGTCGTCACCGAAATCTCAAGATCGTCGAGGATCGCCCCATCGTGCACCGTCGTGTGGCCGAGCCGGTCAAGCTCAACGCCATGTCGCCTCATCAGGCGGGCGAATATCTGGGCGGTCGCCGACTGGACCAGCTCGCCGCCTCGGTGCTGGAGCGGCTGTTGTCCTGCGACGGATTGCGTGTCTCGAGCTGTGCGGTCTGACGCCTTTGCTGCGTGTTTCGTTAACTCTATGGCCTTACTTCGGTCCTTGTGGCTGTAAATTGTAAAAGCGTAAGAGTAATCAATGAGTTTGTTCCGTATTGTCTATGTCAGCGACGCCGTGGGCGACGCGGGCGTGGGCCTGCTGCCCCTGATCGACATCATCGGCGCGTCGGACCGGAACAATCGCCGGGATCATGTGACCGGGGTGCTGATGCGCCACGACGGCCGGTTCTTTCAGGCCATTGAGGGCGCGCGGGTCGACCTGGATCGGTTGATGGGCCGGCTGCGCGCCGATCGACGCCACACCAATATCCGCATCCTCGCCGAGCTTGTGATCGATCAGCGCCTGTTCCCGGGGTGGGCCATGGCCCAGACGGACGCGTCGCCGGGGCTGGAGCGCCTGCTGGCCGAGGGGCTGGATCATACGAGCGTGAGCGCGAGCGCCGACAGGATCGTGTCGGAGGCGAGCCGGAGCCTGGCCGCCGTCTCCTGAGGCCTCGCGCCCAAGCCTGCCGCTCGCTAGAGAAGGGCATGGTTTTCTCTGAAGACGAAGTCGAACGCTACGCCCGGCATCTGGTCCTGTCCGAGATCGGGGGGCCGGGCCAGCAGGCCCTGA is a window encoding:
- the hemW gene encoding radical SAM family heme chaperone HemW — its product is MTDSSETWANPGSDVGLYVHWPYCSRICPYCDFNVVRDRGRVEEQAALVEAILADMRAQRALTGSRRLASIFFGGGTPSLMAPEAAARIIAQAYDLFPPAGAIEISLEANPTDAEAARFAALAGAGVNRLSMGVQALDDAALRFLGRDHSAAEARRAVDLAGRAFSRLSIDLIYARPGQTPADWATELGAALDMGFEHVSPYQLTLEPTTAFGRALARGTLIPPDEDQAAALYETTQTVLEAAGFDAYEVSNHARGVSARSAHNLHVWRGGDYLGLGPGAHGRLTLDGTRTATVAHRRIADYVAGVGAGSPWMETERLDAAGAAEEKLLLGLRTVEGAPVGLLADLGLDADAAPTADLITDGFLRLSGGRLVATPRGRPVLDGVLKALLT
- the rdgB gene encoding RdgB/HAM1 family non-canonical purine NTP pyrophosphatase, whose product is MTLKLFKGMRIVAATHNPGKVPEIAALLGEDYEILTAGQLNLSEPDETETTFAGNAMLKARHAAALSGEVALADDSGMSVAALDGAPGIFSARWAGPGKDFAVAMKKVEDRLEEIGATDRAAWFTSALAVAWPDGPCVVVEGEVHGRLTFPPRGDRGFGYDPIFIPEGGDLTFGEMEPAAKEAISHRTRAFAKLRAALID
- a CDS encoding DUF2975 domain-containing protein translates to MRLLPPRHPLKRGEALSPKWLTPKWPAPRWLRAMTAPLKAPFRALGPGSVSSVLKVALDVAYILLWLITGLLLLLLVAAVFIPLDNVNITVSGESGGRQLPLTRMLLLFGLGAATAYFGGFMLILRSLRRIFRTLTMGDPFHPDNVRRLRQIGLTLAVVTGGVWLAQGFVAARLAPGVMDPQGLGELLTPIFSVLIVFVLAEVFREGARLRRESELTI
- a CDS encoding helix-turn-helix domain-containing protein, with product MAIRVQLDRVLVERRMSLTELADRVGVTVANLSILKTGKARAVRFSTLDALCRELDCQPGDLLVHEPGPGDAFDDDAEA
- a CDS encoding Smr/MutS family protein, producing the protein MKRKGPGRDENGLTPEDRRIWSRITGTVAAPRSRKAARVTPGAEAPAHVVVAPPEHPRRLPKVSPQRNLPTAPPVDSRPPASRAAASRVRSAPEDLEPRRKHRLSRERDPIEARIDLHGFGRFEAEDQLQAFLTSCQARGMRAVLVITGQGRLGGGVIRASFGEWMQSPGLRGVVSGFTVAHQRHGGNGAFYVTLKRKA
- a CDS encoding TetR/AcrR family transcriptional regulator, whose product is MTDTVLSTEAAPRLNRRQAAKVRTRQKVLDAARSLFAERGYEPATIRDIAKGAGMSTGAVFANFQDKAELFEAVLTEDMTRLAEVVEAGAPQGEPVRQRLLGALSAGYHSSLDQLPLFQAIVARSWFQPLAAEMRARAATKNLLLAIGGILQEAVAKGEVNKDADIRLLVELIWDAYLSNYRRAAYDEWDAQALSDHMGKQIDVILAGALSAK
- a CDS encoding cation:proton antiporter; translation: MQGHGADYKDLVVFLAAAGVIVPLVNRLKISPVLGFLAAGVVLGPSGLARFSDTLPWLSYFTISDPVQLAQLSELGVAFLLFMIGLELSWERLRAMRRLVFGLGLMQVVVCTLVLAGLFVLLGQSLVSAAVLGMGLALSSTAVVMPVLAESGRLKGTVGRSTFAILLAQDLSVAPILITVSVMAAVAQAGGSLDPAVLGRSLFTLVPAAIGLGLLVLMGRVVLRPMFRSVAQARKSAQGGELFVAASLLVVVVAGLAAQASGLSMSIGALVAGVLLAETEFRREVEVSIEPFKGLLLGVFFVGVGLGLDLGAVAANPVLLFGLALAITVVKTGVIFGLARLWGLGARPALETALVLAPAGEFAFVVFATGMVEGIAPPALTSTVALSATLSIFSIPLLALLGQRLSREKAPALPTTPEGAAPPEQADGAVIIVGFGRVGRLIGELLKEHDQAFIALDTDAAAVAAGRRDGFDVFYGDAGRAEMLAHCGVLSTRALIVTMDAPTKVDEVVTTARALRDDLIIIARARDDQHAARLYALGVTDAVPETTEASLQLAENTLVDLGVPMGLVLASIHEKRDQFRRTFQAAIPAGGRSRTTRALRMPQIGTGNHNS